In Tistrella mobilis, the genomic window GCCCGTGCATGTGATGCCGGACATGCAGCGGCGCCATGATCACCACACCCGCCGCCTGTTCCTTTCGGAACTGCTGCCGCGTCCCAGCCGCTGTTTCCAGGTGGCGGTGCAGATCGCACTCATGGAACATGGCGAACTGATGGACCAGCTGGTCGCCGGGGCCGGGTTTCGAACCGCGGAAGCACGCAGCCTCTGCCGGATCGGCCTCGCCAACTATTTCGCCGGGGCGGTGATGATGCCATATGCCGGCTTCCTGGAAGCGGCCAGGCGCTGCCGTTATGACGTCACGGTGCTTGCCGCCCGCTTCGATGCCAGCATCGAACAGGTGGCCCACCGCCTGACGACGCTCCAGCGGCCGGACGCCCGCGGGATTCCGTTCTTCCTGCTCCGCGTCGACAATGCCGGCAATGTGTCGAAGCGTTTTGCTGCCGGCGGCTTTCATTTCGCCCGCCATGGCGGCACCTGCCCGCGCTGGCGGGTCCACGATGCCTTCGCAACCCCGGGGCAGACCATCATCCAGCCGGTGGAGATGCCCGACGGCACGGTCTATCTCACCGTCTCGCGAACCGTCGATACCCTGCCGGTGCCGCATCCCGGCAGCCCGAGGCGGCTTGCGATCAGCCTCGGCTGCGAGATCGGCCATGCCCCGAACGTGGCCTATGGCGACGGGCTCGACCTGTCGAGCCCTGCGGCGGTGACGCCGATCGGCGCCACCTGCCGGCTTTGCGAGCGCCCCAACTGCACCGCTCGCGCCTTCCCGCCGATGACCCGGCCGCTGGTCATCGACGGCAGCCGCAAGAACCTCTCGGCCTTCGAATTCGGCTGACAGGTCCCCGGCCGCGGTCACCCGGCCTCGGGCCGGGTGAAGTGCTCCAGCCGCACCACCTGCACGTCCGAGATGAACATCACCCCCGACTGCTTGCGGAAGAGCGGCGCCAGGCCGGCGGCGATCCGGCGGATGGCGGTCTCGGGCGCAACGGCGAGCAGCATCACCAGGCTGGCCTGATCGTTGAACAGCAGCCGCCCCTCCTGGAAGCGGTGATGCCCCTTGCCGGCGACATCGCGGATGAGGGTGTAGCCCGAGACGCCCGAATCGTCGAGCAGGCGCCGGACGAAGGGTTCGGTCTCGCCGGTGACGATGATCTCGATCTTCTTGAGCGGGTGGAACAGGATCTGATCGGAAGCAGCTGCGTCGGTCATGGAGTACGTCTCCTCGGGATCGGATCAGCAGTCGGTTCAGGCCGGAATCGGGGTCGCGGAGGCAAGGGCGCCGGTCTCGGACATCACGTCGGGCAGCCGTTCGGGCAGCGCCTGAAGCCAGGCGCCGCTACGGTCGCGCCGCCAGCTGCATCCGGTTTCGGGGTCGAGCACCGCCAGCGCGACCCAGCCGTTGTCGAACAGGGTGGAGAGCACGGCATGGCGTTCGATGGCCGCCTCCACCCGGGCGCGCGGCGCCTGAACCACGGCCATCAGCCGAAGCGGCTCGTGCCGGATCTGCCCGTCCGCCACCATCACCGACTGGAGCGGCAGACCGACGGCGAGATCGGGGCCGTTGCCCTTCAGCACGCCCAGCCCCGCCACCGGATCGTGGATGGTCTTCGATCCCGCCCCCCAGATGTCGTTGTCGAGCGTCGAGAACAGATACTGGGTGTTGATCCACTCCGCGACCACCATCGGCGCGGTCAGGATCACCTCCAGAAGCCGGCCGTCGGCATCCGCCTGCCAGTCATAAGAATGCAGGAAGGTCCGCCCGCCAAGGTCGAGATGACGGGTGAGCGCCCGATCGCCGACGATGAAGGCGGCATTGCCGGCCAGTGCCCATTCGGGTCGGACTTCGGACCAGTCGGCGGCCCGCTTTTCCACCGCCCGGACCGGATCGGCCGGATCGGCATCGGTCAGGTGCGACACCCGCTCGGCAGCCGCCGCCCGCCGCGCCCGGTCCAGATCGGCCTGAAGCCGCCGGAAGCTCTGCCGGGACGCCGCCACCGGATCCGGATCGAGGGAGACCCGATCGGTGGTGGTGTCATGCTCGGCCGACAGGAAGCGGGTGGTCTTGGGGATCAGAATGCCCCGCTCCGCCAGCGCCGCCCGCACCGCCGGCGCATTCAGCAGCGCCGCCAGGATCCGGGCGTTGGGTCCGCCCCGGTTGCCACCGCAGGCACCGCAATCCAGGCCCGAGGCGAAGACGTTGTTGACCGTATGGCCGCCATGGCCGCAGAAAACCACCAGCTCGGCGAAGCCCTTCGTCAGGCCCATCACCCGCAGCGCGCCCTCGGCGAAGAAGGCCTGCTCGGCAGGCGACAGCCCCAGGATCAGATCCTCCGCGTCGTCATGGTGGTGGTGGTGATGATCATGGCCGTGATCACGATCGTGATGCAGATCCAGGCCCGGCGCGACCGGCACCTTGGGCATGACGGCCCGGCCGAAACCGGTCGACAGCCGCTCCGCCAGCCGGGGGGTCAGCGTGCGCAGCATCATGGCCGCACCATGGGCAAGGCCCGTCGCCTCGATATAGCCGAAGCTGCCGGCAACGCCCGCCTTCAGCTCCTTGACCAGAGACTTCAGCCCGCCCAGCCGCCGCCGGCCGGCGAGGTGCCGCGCCGCCAGATCCGCCGCCTCGGGCAGCGGGTGTTCGTCGACCAGATGACGGGGCCGGAGCAGCACCGGGCAGGAGGCATGGGGGTCATCCTCGCCGAAGGGCCGCACCGCGACCGGCACGCCGAAGAAGCCGGCGAAGCCGAGCGTCTCCCAGGGGCCCGTCGCCTCCAGATGCCGCCGCAGCACTTCCGAGCGCACGTCGATGCACAGGACGATCTGGCCGAGGGGCCGGTCCGTCCCGGCAGCATCCGCCGCGGGCGGGGTGGCAGTCAGCATGGTCAGCAGCCGCTGGCGGTGGCTTTCCTCCCAGGCTTCCAGCGCCACCAGACCGGCCGGCGCGCGCAGCCGCTTATCCGTCGTCCCGGCCGGCGCTGCAACCGGCGGCAGGGTCACCCCCAGCAGATCCGCGAGCGCCAGCCGCACCGCCACATAGTCGAGCAGAGAGGCGGGGGCAACGGCATTCCAGGGATGATGCCCCCCTTCGGCCACCCGCCAGCGCAGATGCGCAACCCAACCCGGCAGGGCGACCAGATGGGCCCGGATGATCCCCTCCCGGGTGGCAACGTCCAGCCCGGCCAGACGCTGGTGGACCAGCACCGCCGGATCGTCCGGAAGCCCGTCGATCCGCCGCCGCTCGGGGATCGCCCGATCATGGCGTGCCAGCCGCCGCCAGGCCCGGTAGAAGCCCAGCTCCCGGTCCGGCATCGGCCAGCTCGCCTGCCCCTGGTCGAGGAAGGCCGCAAGCCAGAAGCCGGTCAGCCGGTCGAGTTCGGCGGCGGCGGCGGTGGCCGCCCGCCGGCCGGGCAGGACCTCGTGCCGCAGCGCCTTGATCAGGCGGTCGGGATCGGCCAGCTCCGGCCGACCATGGCGCAGCGCGGCAACCGTCAGCACCGGGGCAGAGATCCGGCCATCGGCCAGGGCCGGGGCCACCATCCCGGCATCGGGCCAGGGCCGACCGCCGAACAGCCGGGCCGCCTCGGCGGTCGCCGCCTCGAAGGGCAGATCCTCCAGCCCCTGAAGAGGGTTGATGGCGATCATGGTGTGGAGGGGCCGCCAGGGAGCGATGCAGGCAGCAGCGGCTTCGATTTCGGCCAGGAGCCGTGCAGTCTCAGGCATGGGAAGCACCCTTCGTGACGGAGAACGTGGTGGCGGCGGGCCGTCCCGCCGTGGCAAAGAAGGTCCAGGCAGCGGCGGCCCGACGATCGAGGCCAAGGGCGGTTGCGCCCCAGCCCATGAGCAGGGCCACCGGCAGCAGAAGATGATGCAGAGCGAGCGGCTGCGGTGCCGCCCCGACACCCGTCAGGGCATCGACGATCAGGATGACGGCGCCGTAGAGACCGCCGGCGATCAGGGCCGCCACCGGCAGCGCCAGCACCACCACCATGGTCCGGGCTCCGGTGCGCAGGACACCGGTTGCGAGCTGCAGCCCGGCCAGGCCCGCGATCGCCACCAGGATGGCGCCGGTGTCGGCCCGGCCCCCGAGCGTTGCGTCGAGCTTGCCGGTCACCAGGGCGAAGCCGGCGCCGGCGGCGATGGCCGCAGGCCAGGCGAGCATCAGGCGGGACGCCGTCGCCGGCACCGACGCCCGGGGTGCATGGGCACCGGCCAGCGCCGAGCCCGCCCCCAGGAAGAGGCTCGCCTTGTAGAGCCCGTGCAGCACCAGATGGGCAAGGGCGGCGCCGGGGAAGCCCAGAGCGGCCTGGACCGTCATATAGCCCATCTGCGCGCTGGTGGAGGCCGCCAGCCCCCGCTTCACGCCCGTCTGGGCCCGCGACGCGGCCGCCCCGATCAGCATCGCAAGGCTGCCCATGGCGAAGGCCGCAACGGTTGCCGCCGGCACCGCCTCGAAGACCGGCAGGGTCCGCAGCATCAGGATGCCGCCGGCATTGACCAGGCCTGCATGCATGAAGGCGGAGACGGGGGTGGGCGCGGTCATCGAGGCCATCAGCCAGCCATGGGCGGGTGGCAGGGCACACTGCACCACCACCACGGCCACGAAGGCCAGCGCCGCCAGGGTGATCATCATGGGATCCGCAGCGGCCAGCCCGCCGGCCGCAAGCGCAGAGAACCGGTGCCCGCCCGTGGCAAGCCAGAGCAGCAGCAATCCGGCCGCCAGGAAGACGGTCCCGCCGATCAGGCTGCGCCGCGCCAGGGCGGCTGCGGCATCGGCCGCCCCCCAGCCCCGGGCGTGGCCGATCGCCCGCGGCAGCACCAGTGCCACCACCACCCAGGCGCCGAGGAAGGCCAGCATGTGGTCGGCGGCCGCCAGAACCAGGGCCGCGAGCGTCAGGATGCCGAGCCGGCGATCGAAACCGCTGCGGTCGCGGTCACCGTCCATGTACCGCCAGGCGAAGCCCTGGACCAGGGCGGACAGGCCCAACACCGCCGTGGCCAGGAAGAGCGCCGCCCTGTCGATGGTGAGCGGGCCGAGGACGATGCCATCCCCGACCGGCAGCGCCACAAGCGCAGCCGCGGCCGCCAGCGCGGCGGCGCCGGTCAGATGGCGAAGCCCCGGGCGGTGACGACCGGTGGCCTGCGGCAGAGGCTGAACGCTGCGCGTCGCTGTCTGAAAACCGGTCATCTGCGGACACCTCCGTTGCGTGGGGACGTGACCGCTTTTCGCATACGCAGAAAAATCCGTGAAACGGATTTATTTAATCGATCTTATCAGTTTTATCGATAAGTCTGGACCCGGTCGCGGATGAAACCGGCCAGCGCCGCAGTCGCCGGATCCGGCCGCGGCACCGACAGAAGACAGATCTCCGCATCACTCAGCATGGGCCAGCCGCGACGGGAATCGAACCCGACCAGCCCCTCGGGCACCATGGTCCGGGGCAGTACGGTGAACCCCAGCCCGGCCTTCACCGCCGCCACGGCGCCGGCGAAACTCGGGCTGGAATAGGCCACCGTCCAGGGCAGGCCGATCTCCGCCAGCGCGCGGGTCGCACGCGCCCGATAGACGCAGGGCGGCGGCGACAGCACCAGCGGCAACGGGGCCGAGGCCGCGCCATCCGCCACCTCGGCAAAGGGCGTTTCCGGATCCAGATCCGGCCCGCCGACCCAGACCAGATGTTCCCGCCAGAGCCGGATGCTGTCGGCATGCAGGTCGTCGGGATCCTGCTTGATCACGATCAGGTCATAGCGCCCGGCCTTCAGACCGTCGATCAGATGCAGGGTCAGATCGCAGTTCACATCCAGCCGGATGCGGGGATGGGCGGCGGCGAAGGCCGCCAGGATTTCGGGCAGATAGCGCGTGGCGAAGTCCTCGGGTGAGCCGAAGCGGACCTCGCCCGCGATCTCGGGCGTGCGGAACCGGTCGAGCATCGTATCCGACAGCCGGATCATCTGTCGGGCATAGCCCAGCAGCACCTCGCCCTCGCGGGTCAGGCGGACATTGCGCTTGTCCCGGTCGAACAGGGTACAACCGACCAGATCCTCCAGCTTGCGGATCTGGGTGCTGACCGCCGATTGCGACCGCCCGACCCGTTCGGCCGTGCGGGAGAAGCTGCGTGTTTCAGCCAAAGAGACGAAACTCCGCAGCAGCGCCGTATCGATATCATGCACCGCAGACATGCCTCCCCAGCTCTGCAGGCTCAGCCACTGTTGCGCAGACCGGCCGAGATCCCGTTGATGGTGAGATGGATACCGGAAAGATGGCGGTCGCTGCCCGCCTCCGACCGGTGCTGGCGCAGCATTTCGACCTGAACATGGTTCAGCGGGTCCAGATAGGGAAAGCGATCACGGATGGAGCGCGCCAGCTGCGGCGTCCGCTCCAGCACCATCGTCTGACCGGTGATCGCCAGAAGCGCCGCCTCGGACGACTGCCATTCGGCACGGATCCGGCCGAACACGGCCTCGCGCAGCGCCTCGTCGGGCACAAGTTCCGCATAGCGGGATGCAATCGCCATGCTGGTCTTGGCCAGCACCATCTCCATGTTCGACAGCAGCGTGGTGAAGAAGGGCCAGTCGCGATACATGCGCCGCAACCGGTCGAGCCCGGCATCGCCATGACGGTCGCGCCAGGCAGTCACCGCCGCTCCGAATCCGTACCAGCCGGGCAGCATGGCCCGGCATTGCGACCACGAGAACACCCAGGGGATCGCGCGCAGATCCTCGATCCGCCGGGTGCGGCTGCGCGAGGCGGGCCGGCTGCCGATATTGAGCGAGGCGATCTCGGTGATGACGGTCGATGCCCAGAAATAATCCTCGAAGCCCGGCGTTTCGTAGACCAGGTCCCGATAGGCCGCAAAGGCGGTTCCGGACAGCTCTTCCATCGCCGCCATGTCGGCCTCGATATCGGCACAGGCCGGCTGGGGCAGAAGGCTCGCTTCCAGCGTCGCCGCGACGAAGGTTTCGAGATTGCGCCGGCCGAGCCCGGGATTGGCGTATTTGCTGGAAATGATCTCGCCCTGTTCGGTGACGCGGATCCGGCCGCCCACGGCACCGGCCGGCTGGGCCAGGATCGCGTCATAGGCCGACCCGCCGCCCCGACCGACCGAGCCGCCGCGACCATGGAACAGGCGCAGCGCCACCCCGGCCTCGCGGAAGCAGGCGACCAGCTCGGTCTCGGCCTTGTAGAGTTCCCAGCGCGAGGTGACGAAGCCGCCATCCTTGTTGCTGTCCGAATACCCCAGCATCACTTCCTGCATCTCCCCGCGCGATGCGACGAGGCGGCGATAGGCCGGGCAGGCAAAGGCGCGACGCATGATCCCGGGTGCGGCACGCAGATCGGCAATGGTCTCGAACAGCGGAACGATATTCACGGCGGCGCCGCCGTCGGGCCGCACCATGCCGACTTCCTTGAGCAACAGCGCCAGCTCCAGCAGATCGGAGGCGCTATCGGTCTTCGAAATGATCACGTTCTCGATCGCCTGCGGCCCGAGGCGACGGTGGATCGCGGCGGCTTCTGCGAAGATTGCGAATTCCGATGCCGTTTCTTCGCAATATTTTGCGAAGGGTGACACCAGCGGTCGGGCGGTGACGAGTTCGCGTTCGAGCAGGGCGATGCGTGCCTCCTCGTCCAGCGACAGATAGTCGGTGCCGGGGGCGGCCACCTCCAGCAGCTCGGCCACCGTGCGCTCATGCACGGCCGAGTTCTGACGCAGGTCGAGCACTGCCAGATGGAAGCCGAAGCAATCCGCCGCCCGCCGCAGCCGCCGCAGCCGGCCGCGGGCGAGCAGCACCGATCCGTTGGCGACCAGACTGGCGTGGATGATATCGAGATCCCGCGCGAATTCGGCGGGATCGGCATAACGCGGCGCCTCGGGCACCGCCCGGATCACGGCATCGGCCGCATCCAGGGCCACGGCTGTCGCCGCCATCCGCGCGTGAACCCCGGCAACCGCCAGGCGATAGGGCTCCTGGCGCTGATGTTCGGGGGTCACCGGCGAGGCCGCCGCCAGGGCCGCCAGATCGTCGGTCACCGGCACCAGCGTCGCCGAGAGCGAAAGTTCGGCCCCCAGCTCATGCAGTTCGGCAAGGTAGAATTTCATCGCCTGGCGGGTGTGCAGCCGCATGGTCGTGCGCAGCACATCCGCCGTCACGAAGGGATTGCCGTCCCGGTCCCCGCCGATCCAGCTGCCCATCTTCAGGAACGACGCGAGTCCGGGCCGCGCCTCGGCCGTGCTGCCGGCGCGGCGGGCGAGCATATCCTCCACCCGGGCATGAACGGCCGGCACCTCGGTGAGGAAGGTTTCGTCGTAATAGCTCAACCCGTTGACCACCTCGTCGATGACGGTGAGGCGGGTGCGGCGCAGCATGGCGGTCTGCCAGAGGGTGAGCACCGCGCGGGTAACCTCTTCCTCGATCGCCGCCGCCTCTTCACCCTGCGGCCGCTCACGGTCCCGGCGGTCGAGCAGACGGGCGATTTCCGCCTCGCGGGTCAATGTGCTTTTCCGGCGGACCTCGGTCGGATGCGCGGTCAGCACCGGCCCCACCCGCGCGCCGTCGAAGAAGGCGGCAAGGACGTCGGGATCCAACCCTTCGGTTGCGGCGCGTGCCATCGCGTAATCGAGCGTCCCCGCCGCCGGCCCGTCGCCGTCGGGCATGCCCGCGCGCGACTGGCGCAACCGGTCCTGGTCCTCCGCGATATTGGCCAGGTGAGAGAAGTAGCTGAAGGCACGGACGATCTTCAGCCCTTGTACCGTATCCATGCCGCCGAGCAGGGCATCGAGTTCGTCATGGGCTGCACGATCTTCGTCACGATGGAAGCGGATCGAAGTCTGGCGGATCCGCTCCACCAGATCAAAGACCTCCGCCCCCTCGTGAAGGCGGACGATGTCGCCCAGGATCCGGCCGAGGAAGCGGATGTCGTCCTTGAGCGCCGCGTCGGACCCGTTGCCATTGCCGCCCCTGGCGACACCGCGCGTCATGCCTTCGTCCTCGCTCACGCCCTGCTCCCTGCGTCTCTGGCGGCCATGCCATCTGCTGCCGCACCCCTCTATTGGTAAGGCCGAGGGCGCGGCACCACAAGGCGAAGACTTGCTCCTTTCGCCGCAATGCGGCAGAGAAAGCCTCATGCCAGCCACCCGTCACCGGAACCCGATCATGGCCACCACGCCGCCCGCGATTCTCTTCGTCTGCCTGGGGAATATCTGCCGTTCGCCACTCGCGGAAGCCGCCATGCACCGGGCAGCCGCCGCTGCGGATCTGGAGGTGGTGATCGATTCCGCCGGCATCGGCGGCTGGCACGCAGGCGACATGCCCGATGGCCGCGCCCGGGCGGTGGCCGCCCGCCACGGCATCGACATCAGCGGCTATCGGGCCCGCCAGGTGACCCGGTCCGACTTCACCCGCTTTACCCATCTGGTCGCCATGGACCACGAGAACCTGGAGGCGCTCCGCCGTCTGGCCCCCGCCGGAGCCACGGCCGCCCTGTCCCTGATGCTGGATCACGTCCCCGGCCGGGCGGGACAGGCGGTGGCCGATCCCTATTACGGCGCCGATGCCGGCTTCGACCGCACCTGGGCCGAGGTGTCCGCCGGCGCCGAGGGGCTGGTTGCATTGCTGCGCCAGGGCTGATCATCCCCGGCAGGACGAATTCCGCTCAGGCTGCCCCCCGGCCGATTTGGGGGTGACCCCGGGTCCCGCTTCCGCTCTGCTGCATGTCGCAGGCCTTGCGCGACAGAACGCAAAGGGGAGGAAGATCCATGGACTACCGCACGCTCGGCGGCTCGGGGCTCAAGGTTCCGGCGCTGATCCTGGGCACCGCCACCTTCGGCGGCAGCACCGAATTCTTCCGCAAATGGGGGGAGACCGGGGTGGCGGAAGCCAGCCGGCTGGTCGATATGGCGCTGGATGCCGGCTGCACCATGTTCGACACCGCCGACAGCTACTCGCTCGGCCGGTCGGAAGAGATCCTGGGCGAAGCGATCCGCGGCCGACGCGACCGGCTGCTGATCGCAACCAAGACCGGCATGGCGCTGGGCCCCGGCCCCAACGATCTCGGCACCTCGCGCAGCCGGATCATCGCCTCATGCGAGGCAAGCCTGAAGCGGCTCGGCACCGATCGGATCGACCTTTACCAGCTCCACGCCTTCGACGCGGTGACGCCGGTGGAAGAAATGCTGCAGGCGCTGGACATACTGATCCGCGACGGCAAGATCCGCTATGCCGGGGTCTCGAACTATTCCGGCTGGCATCTGATGAAGATGCTGGCCGCAGCCGACCGCCTGGGCCTGCCCCGGCCGGTGGCACACCAGGTCTACTACTCCCTCGTCGCCCGGGACGTCGAGTGGGAACTGATGCCCCTCGGGCTCGACCAGAAGGTCGGCACCCTGGTCTGGAGCCCCCTCGGCGGGGCGCAGCTGTCGGGCCGGATCGGACGCAACCGACCGGCACCGGCCGACAGCCGGGCTGCGACCGATGCCAGCTGGCAGGTGCCGGAAGAGCGGCTCTATGCGATCACCGACGTGCTTGATGCCCTGGCGGCCGAGACAGGACACAGCGTTCCTCAACTCGCCCTCGCCTGGCTGCTGGGCCGGCCGGGGGTTTCAGGGCTGGTGATCGGCGCCCGCACCCCGGAACAGCTGGCGGCAAATCTGACGGCCGGGGAAATCATGCTCGACGCGGATCAGATCGCCCGGCTCGATGCGGCAAGTGCAGCCCGTCCACCCTATCCCTATTGGCACCAGCAGCGGACCATGGCCGTCCGCAATCCCTCGCCGGTGCGCTGAGCCCGGCTGCGGTCAGTCACCGGCCCCGCCGTCGCGATCCTGCCGGTGGCGCACCTCCTGAATATGAGGCCGCCACGGCGCATGCGGATGCCAGGGCTGCCAGGCGGCATGCGGGACCGGCTGACCGTCGCGCGCCTTGCGCGCAGACCGACGCTCGTCATGACGCTCGATGGCGCTGGTCAGCACCGCCACCACCACCGCGGTGGTCCAGCCGAACAGAATGATGCCGTTGACCGAGGCCATCGCACCCAGCAGCCGCCATTGGTTGTCGAGCACGATGTCGCCATAGCCAAGGGTGCTGAAGGTCACCACCGAGAAGTAGAGTGCGGATTCGAGGTGCGAGAATTCGCCGAGCCAGAGCAGCATCACCGCCCAGCCCCAGATCTCCAGCGTATGGGCAACGAGCATTCCGAGGGTCGCCGCCGCGACCATCATCGGGACCGCGATGAACGCGTCGCCCAGAAGCTTCGACATCGCCGGCTCGAAGCGTCTGAGCCCGGCGATCACCGCGACCGTTGCGATGGTATGCAGTGCGATATTGCCGAGGATCGCTGCCGTGGCAACCACGAGCTGGAGGCTGACGCCAATATCGGGGGCGATGTCGACTTCGGTCATGAAGGGCGGCTCCGGAAGCGGGCATCAAGCGCCCGCAGGGTACGCCGTCAGCCTAACGCCGCCACCGCCACCGGCAAAGCGCCGGTGACAGCGATCTCCATGCCACAGAGCCCGGTACGAAACACCGCACCGCCGCGGAAGGCGGCGATGCGGTCGTCAAGCTCGGGGCAGGGTTTGGGTGGATGCCTCAGCGGCGCCAGCGCTTGCGGCCGGTGACCATGGCGGCGACCAGATTCACCCGGCCGAACAGGCTCTCCAGGATCGCGACCGCAGCATGGACCAGGGCGAGCGGAATGATCGCCTCGGCCGCGGCCTCATGCAGCCCTTCCACCCACGCGACGCCCCAGAAGGTATCGGTGGTCGTCATGATGCCCGTCACCGCAACCACGGCCAGCAGGGCCATCAGCGCCAGCATCATGACCGCACCCGCCGGATTGTGTCCGACATAGTCGCGCGCCCGGCCGGCCGGAAGGTCCCGCAGATAGCCGGCAAGCCGGCGCGGCGCGGGGATGAAGTCGGCGAAGCGCGCATGACGCGTGCCCACGAATCCCCACAGGATCCGGATGGCCAGCACCGCCGCCAGCACATAGCCGACCAGACGATGCGGCGTTTCGCCTTCTTCAAGCAGACCCAGATCGAGCACGCAGCCCGCGACCGTGATCCAGTGGAAGGCGCGCACGACCGGATCCCAGACCCGGACCCCGGGCCCGCCCGGCCGTGCGGCCGCCTCGATCCCCGCAGCCATGGCTCAATCGATCTCCTGCTTCACGATATGGCCATCGGTCGGGTCGAAATAGACCTCGACCTTCCGGCCTTCCTTGTCGTGGCCGTAGATCTCGTAGCAATTGCCCTTGGTGGTCTTGAAGGTGCGGATGTCCTTGTAGCCCATCCCGGCGATCTTCGCCTTCATCTGGTCTTCGGACATCCACTTGTCCCTGGGGGCGCTGGTGCAGGTCGTGCTGGCCAGGGCCGGTGCGGCCAGGACGGTCAGAACCGCGGCGGGGGCCGCGACGGCGGCAAACAGACGGGCATACGACATGGGGAGAGACTCCAGAGGGCAGTGGGGAAGCTGATCCGATGTGGCGGCGCAGACGACCCCGTCCCGCGCCACGTCATCAGCCTACCCATGCGGGCTTTCACCCCGCTTACCCACGGCTTGCGCGATCCTTACGGCCCGCGCCCGAGACGATCTCAGCGCCCCAGAAGCCCCTTCAGCGCATCGCCGAAATTGCCCGAGCGGACGTCGTCGAGCGTCTTGCGCGCGGCGTCGGGATCTTCGAGCGTGCGCTTGACGGTTCCTTCCAGATCCGGCCGGAACGACAGGTTGTCCCACGGGCCCTGAACCAGAACCGGCACCAACACGCCAGCGAGCCCGGTCTGTCCGCCCTGGCCTTCCAGATTGGCCACGGCCTTGGGCTCGATGCGGTAATCGACCCGCCGTGCCGGCAGATCGACCCTGCCCTGGCCACCGACCCGCAGGAGCGGTGCCTGCATTTCGGCGTCGCGATTGGTCAGAATGCCCTTGTCGATGGTGTAGGTACCGGCAAGACGGGCGAAATCGGTCTTGCGCACATCGGTCGCCTCCCCACGCAACGCG contains:
- a CDS encoding short-chain fatty acyl-CoA regulator family protein — translated: MDRKIFAGARMRHLRESRGLTQSAMARDLGVSASYLNLVEHNQRPLTAQLLLKLATTYAIDLRDLGGENEARMASELAEALADPVVADPRDPAGRPGPAEINDAVTSSPRIARALVTLYRAWRRNARQADDLASLALGRDRRPVADDDRFPIEEVRDYFHARGNHVAELDTAAEELAAALPGPDRMAGLIERLRERHGLAVTILPVHVMPDMQRRHDHHTRRLFLSELLPRPSRCFQVAVQIALMEHGELMDQLVAGAGFRTAEARSLCRIGLANYFAGAVMMPYAGFLEAARRCRYDVTVLAARFDASIEQVAHRLTTLQRPDARGIPFFLLRVDNAGNVSKRFAAGGFHFARHGGTCPRWRVHDAFATPGQTIIQPVEMPDGTVYLTVSRTVDTLPVPHPGSPRRLAISLGCEIGHAPNVAYGDGLDLSSPAAVTPIGATCRLCERPNCTARAFPPMTRPLVIDGSRKNLSAFEFG
- a CDS encoding P-II family nitrogen regulator; amino-acid sequence: MTDAAASDQILFHPLKKIEIIVTGETEPFVRRLLDDSGVSGYTLIRDVAGKGHHRFQEGRLLFNDQASLVMLLAVAPETAIRRIAAGLAPLFRKQSGVMFISDVQVVRLEHFTRPEAG
- a CDS encoding DUF2309 domain-containing protein, yielding MPETARLLAEIEAAAACIAPWRPLHTMIAINPLQGLEDLPFEAATAEAARLFGGRPWPDAGMVAPALADGRISAPVLTVAALRHGRPELADPDRLIKALRHEVLPGRRAATAAAAELDRLTGFWLAAFLDQGQASWPMPDRELGFYRAWRRLARHDRAIPERRRIDGLPDDPAVLVHQRLAGLDVATREGIIRAHLVALPGWVAHLRWRVAEGGHHPWNAVAPASLLDYVAVRLALADLLGVTLPPVAAPAGTTDKRLRAPAGLVALEAWEESHRQRLLTMLTATPPAADAAGTDRPLGQIVLCIDVRSEVLRRHLEATGPWETLGFAGFFGVPVAVRPFGEDDPHASCPVLLRPRHLVDEHPLPEAADLAARHLAGRRRLGGLKSLVKELKAGVAGSFGYIEATGLAHGAAMMLRTLTPRLAERLSTGFGRAVMPKVPVAPGLDLHHDRDHGHDHHHHHHDDAEDLILGLSPAEQAFFAEGALRVMGLTKGFAELVVFCGHGGHTVNNVFASGLDCGACGGNRGGPNARILAALLNAPAVRAALAERGILIPKTTRFLSAEHDTTTDRVSLDPDPVAASRQSFRRLQADLDRARRAAAAERVSHLTDADPADPVRAVEKRAADWSEVRPEWALAGNAAFIVGDRALTRHLDLGGRTFLHSYDWQADADGRLLEVILTAPMVVAEWINTQYLFSTLDNDIWGAGSKTIHDPVAGLGVLKGNGPDLAVGLPLQSVMVADGQIRHEPLRLMAVVQAPRARVEAAIERHAVLSTLFDNGWVALAVLDPETGCSWRRDRSGAWLQALPERLPDVMSETGALASATPIPA
- a CDS encoding proton-conducting transporter membrane subunit → MTGFQTATRSVQPLPQATGRHRPGLRHLTGAAALAAAAALVALPVGDGIVLGPLTIDRAALFLATAVLGLSALVQGFAWRYMDGDRDRSGFDRRLGILTLAALVLAAADHMLAFLGAWVVVALVLPRAIGHARGWGAADAAAALARRSLIGGTVFLAAGLLLLWLATGGHRFSALAAGGLAAADPMMITLAALAFVAVVVVQCALPPAHGWLMASMTAPTPVSAFMHAGLVNAGGILMLRTLPVFEAVPAATVAAFAMGSLAMLIGAAASRAQTGVKRGLAASTSAQMGYMTVQAALGFPGAALAHLVLHGLYKASLFLGAGSALAGAHAPRASVPATASRLMLAWPAAIAAGAGFALVTGKLDATLGGRADTGAILVAIAGLAGLQLATGVLRTGARTMVVVLALPVAALIAGGLYGAVILIVDALTGVGAAPQPLALHHLLLPVALLMGWGATALGLDRRAAAAWTFFATAGRPAATTFSVTKGASHA
- a CDS encoding LysR family transcriptional regulator, yielding MSAVHDIDTALLRSFVSLAETRSFSRTAERVGRSQSAVSTQIRKLEDLVGCTLFDRDKRNVRLTREGEVLLGYARQMIRLSDTMLDRFRTPEIAGEVRFGSPEDFATRYLPEILAAFAAAHPRIRLDVNCDLTLHLIDGLKAGRYDLIVIKQDPDDLHADSIRLWREHLVWVGGPDLDPETPFAEVADGAASAPLPLVLSPPPCVYRARATRALAEIGLPWTVAYSSPSFAGAVAAVKAGLGFTVLPRTMVPEGLVGFDSRRGWPMLSDAEICLLSVPRPDPATAALAGFIRDRVQTYR